In a single window of the Elaeis guineensis isolate ETL-2024a chromosome 4, EG11, whole genome shotgun sequence genome:
- the LOC140857221 gene encoding gibberellin 20 oxidase 1-D-like yields MVVSSPEPRLMTAAAAASAAAAQQPPPPLVFDAAILSQRSDIPVQFVWPEEDKPTPDADEELTVPLIDLGGFLSGDPAATAEVSRLVAEACGRHGFFQVVNHGIPSGLLAEAHSCIEAFFSMPLAEKQRAQRKPGESCGYASSFTARFADRLPWKETLSFRFSSSPLSPDIVQSYFVHTLGEDFRHFGRIYQDYCEAMSRLSLEIMEVLGMSLGVGRAHFREFFQGNDSIMRLNYYPRCQKPELTLGTGPHCDPTSLTILHQDDVGGLQVFTDGKWRAISPNPDAFVVNIGDTFMALSNGRYKSCLHRAVVNSKVARKSLAFFLCPEMNKIVRPPEGLVDAGHPRAYPDFTWSTLLQFTQKHYRADMKTLDAFTKWILQAEGTVPQ; encoded by the exons ATGGTAGTCTCCTCCCCAGAACCGCGGCTGAtgaccgccgccgccgccgcctccgCCGCCGCTGCCCAGCAGCCACCACCGCCGTTGGTCTTCGACGCCGCCATCCTCAGCCAGCGGTCGGACATTCCGGTCCAATTCGTCTGGCCGGAGGAGGACAAGCCCACCCCGGACGCCGACGAGGAGCTCACCGTCCCTCTGATCGACCTCGGCGGCTTCCTCTCCGGCGACCCCGCCGCCACCGCGGAGGTCTCCAGACTCGTCGCCGAGGCGTGCGGGCGGCACGGGTTCTTCCAGGTCGTCAACCACGGCATCCCCTCGGGCCTCCTCGCGGAGGCCCATAGCTGCATCGAGGCCTTCTTCTCGATGCCTCTCGCCGAGAAGCAGAGAGCCCAGAGGAAGCCCGGCGAGAGCTGCGGCTATGCGAGCAGCTTTACCGCGAGGTTCGCCGATCGGCTCCCGTGGAAGGAGACCCTTTCTTTTCGcttctcctcctctcctctctccccagaTATCGTCCAGAGCTACTTCGTCCACACTCTCGGCGAAGATTTCCGGCACTTCGg AAGAATCTACCAAGACTACTGCGAGGCGATGAGTAGGCTGTCATTGGAGATAATGGAGGTTCTTGGGATGAGCCTTGGGGTGGGGCGGGCGCATTTCCGGGAGTTTTTCCAAGGGAATGATTCGATAATGAGGCTGAACTACTACCCACGCTGCCAGAAGCCGGAGCTGACCCTCGGCACCGGCCCCCATTGCGATCCCACCTCCCTGACCATCCTTCACCAGGACGACGTCGGCGGTCTCCAGGTGTTCACCGATGGCAAGTGGCGCGCCATCAGCCCCAATCCCGATGCCTTCGTCGTCAACATCGGCGACACCTtcatg GCGTTGTCGAATGGGCGGTACAAGAGCTGCCTGCACCGGGCGGTGGTGAACAGCAAGGTGGCGAGGAAGTCATTGGCCTTCTTTCTGTGCCCGGAGATGAACAAGATAGTGCGGCCGCCGGAGGGCTTGGTGGACGCCGGGCACCCAAGGGCCTACCCGGACTTCACGTGGTCGACGTTGCTCCAGTTCACCCAGAAGCACTACAGGGCCGACATGAAGACGCTCGATGCCTTCACCAAGTGGATCCTCCAGGCGGAGGGGACCGTGCCACAGTGA